The Methylococcus sp. Mc7 genomic sequence ATGGCGTCCGGATGCTGGATCTCCGAAGCGACCTCGTAGCGGTCGCGCGGCAAGCGCTCCAGGCCGGCGATGGAGATATTGTTGTATGTCAGTATCTTGTACATGTCCCCCCCTAGCCGCGCCGGCGTTCGAAGTCCGCCATGAAGGCGATCAGCGCGTCCACCCCGGCCTCGGGCATGGCGTTGTAGATGCTGGCGCGCAAGCCGCCGACCGAGCGGTGGCCTTCGAGCGCCACCAGCCCGCGGGCGGCGGCCTCGGCGGCGAAGCTCTTCTCCAGCCCGGCGTCGGCGAGGCGGAAGGGCACGTTCATGCGCGAGCGGAAGGCGGGGTCGATCGGGTTGGAGTAGAACGCCGAAGCGTCGATGGCGGCATAGAGCTTTTCCGCCTTGCGGATGTTGCGGGCCTCCATGGCCGCCACTCCCCCTTCCTGCTTGAGCCATTCCAGCACCAGCCCGAGCAGGTACCAGATGTAGGTCGGCGGCGTGTTCAGCATGGAACCGTTGTCCGCGTGCTTCCTGTAGTCGAACACCGTGGGCGTACCGGGGATCGTCTTGCCGATCAGGTCCTCGCGGACGATGACCACGGTGATGCCAGCCGGTCCCATGTTCTTCTGGGCGCCCGCATAGATCAGCCCGAACCGGCCCACGTCGACCGGCCTGGACAGGATGTTGGAGGACATGTCGCACACCAGGGGCAGGCCGCCCGAATCCGGGACGTCCTGGAATTCCACCCCGTTGATCGTTTCGTTTGCGGTGTAATGGAGATAAGCCGCGTCGGGATCGATCCGCCATTCGCCGCGCGGCGGCACGGTCGTGAAGCCGCCCGCCCTGGCGGTGGCCGCAACGACGACCTCGCAGTAACGGCTGGCCTCCTCGATCGCCTTTCCCGACCAGATGCCGGTATCGACGTAGCAGGCCGCGGCCCTGTCATGCAGCAGGTTCATCGGCACCATGGCGAACTGGGCGGTGGCGCCGCCCTGCAGGAACAGCACCTTGTATTCCGGCGGAATGGCGAGCAGCTCGCGCAGGTCGGCTTCCGTCTTTTCCGCGATGGCGCCGAAATGCTTGCCGCGATGGCTCATTTCCATCACGGACATGCCGCTTTCGCCCCAGTCGAGAATCTCCTCCCCGGCGCGGCGCAGCACCGCCTCCGGCAGCATCGAAGGGCCAGCGCTGAAGTTGTAGATGCGTGTCATGGTTAGGCTCCCGGTATTCGTCGATATGCGGGATCGCTTGAAAGCCCCCGCCGGGGATTCAGTGCCATTCCCGTCCAGGTATTGAATACCCGAAAGATTTCATTGATAGCCATGGCCCGCCTGGATTCATTCGGTTTCCGCGGGTTCTTCGGAACCATTGTCCGGCTCATCCCCTTCGCCATCGGGCAGGCTGCCGATCCGATCCATGCCGACGACCTTTTCACCGGCGCCCAACCGGATGACGGTGACGCCCTGGGTATTGCGGCTCAGCACGGAGATTTCACCGACCCGCGTCCGCACCAGGGTACCGGCATTGGTGATCAGCATGATCTCGTCCTCGTCCTCGACCAGGGCCGCGCCGACCACCGCGCCGTTACGGGCGCTGGTCTGGATGGCGATGACGCCCTGCCCGCCGCGCCGGTGGCGGGGAAATTCCTCCAGGCGCGTACGCTTGCCGTAGCCGTTTTCGGTGATGTTGAGCACCGTGCCTTCGCTGGCGATGATCAGGGCGATGACTTTCTGCCCCTCCTGCAGGGTCATGCCGCGCACCCCGGCGGCGGTGCGGCCCATGGCACGGACGTCGGTCTCGTGGAAGCACACCACCTTGCCGTCGCTGCTGAACAGCATCACGTCCTGTTCGCCGTTGGTGATCGCTACGTTGACCAGGCGGTCGTCGTCGCGCAGCTCGATGGCGATCTTGCCGCTGGGCCGCGGCCGCTCGAACTCGCTGAGCGCGACCTTCTTGACCGTGCCGGAGGCGGTGGCCATGAAGATGAAATGGGCTTCGTCGAACTCGCGGATCGGCAGGATGGCGTTGATGCGTTCGCCTTCCTCCAGCGGCAGCAGGTTGACGAAGGGGCGGCCGCGCGCGGTGCGGCTGGCGACCGGGAGCTCGTACACCTTGAGCCAGTACACCTTGCCGGCGCTGCTGAAGCACAGGATGGTGTCGTGGGTGTTGGCCACGACCAGTTTTTCGATGTAGTCCTCTTCCTTGGTAGCCGCGGCCTGCTTGCCGCGGCCGCCGCGGCGCTGGGCGCGGTAATCCGACAGCGGCTGGGACTTGACGTAGCCCTCGTGCGAGACCGTCACCACCATGTCTTCCTCGGTGATGAGATCCTCCGCCGAGAGGTCGAGGCGGTCGGCGATGATCTCGGTGCGGCGGGCATCGCCGAACTGTTCGCGGATGGCGGCCAGTTCGTCGCGGATCACCTGCATCAAACGGGTGTCCTTGGCCAGGATGTCCAGCAGATCGGCGATCTGCTCCAGCAGCGCCCGGTACTCGGCGATGATCTTGTCCTGCTCCAGGCCGGTGAGGCGGTGGAGGCGCAGGTCCAGGATGGCCTGGGCCTGGGTCGGCGACAGGTGATAGGCGCCGTCGCGCAGCCCGTAGCTGGGGTCCAGATCGCGCGGCCGGGAGGCTTCGGCGGCGTCGGCCCGCTCCAGCAACTCGGTCACCGCACCCGGCCGCCAAGCCCGCGAGACCAAGCGCTCCTTGGCCTCGGCGGGGTTCGACGAGGTCTTGATCAGCTCGATGACTTCGTCGATGTTGGCCAGCGCCACCGCCAGGCCTTCCAACACATGCGCCCGCTCGCGAGCCTTACGCAACTCGTACAGGGTGCGCCGCGTCACCACCTCGCGGCGGTGGTCGATGAAGGCGGCGATCAGGTCGCGCAGGTTCATCAGGCGCGGACGGCCGTTCAGCAGCGCCACCATGTTGATGCCGAACACGCTCTGCATCTGGGTCTGCTGGTAGAGGTTGTTCAGCACCACTTCCGGCACTTCGCCCCGGCGCAGTTCGATCACCATGCGCATGCCGTCCTTGTCGGACTCGTCGCGCAGGCCGGAGATGCCTTCGAGCTTGCCTTCCTTGACCAGTTCGGCGATCTTCTCGAGCAGCCGCGCCTTGTTCACCTGGTACGGCAGCTCGTTGACGATGATGCTCTGGCGGCCACCCTCCTCGCCCTCGAACTGGCAGCGGGCGCGCAGGTAGATGCGGCCGCGGCCGGTGAGATAGGCCTCACGGATGCCGGCGGCGCCGTTGATGATGCCCGCCGTGGGAAAGTCCGGGCCGGGCACGTGGGCCATCAAATCCTGCACGCTGGCTTCCGGATTCTCGATCAGGGCCAGGCAGGCGTCGATGACTTCCCTGAGGTTGTGCGGCGGGATGTTGGTGGCCATGCCGACCGCGATGCCGGCCGACCCGTTGATCAGTAGATTGGGAACCCGTGTCGGCAGGACCGAAGGCTCACTTTCGGAATCATCGTAGTTGGGGACGAAATCGACGGTTTCCTTTTCCAGGTCGGCCAGCAAGTCGTGGGCGATGCGGGCCATGCGCACCTCGGTGTAACGCATGGCCGCCGGCGGGTCGCCGTCGACCGAGCCGAAGTTGCCCTGGCCGTCGATCAGCATGTAGCGCAGCGAAAACGGCTGGGCCATGCGGACGATGGTGTCGTACACCGCCGTGTCGCCGTGCGGATGGTATTTACCGATCACGTCGCCGACCACGCGGGCCGACTTCTTGTAGGGCTTGTTCCAATCGTTGCCGAGCTCGTGCATGGCATACAGCACGCGGCGGTGCACCGGCTTGAGGCCATCGCGGGCATCCGGCAGGGCGCGTCCCACGATCACGCTCATGGCGTAATCGAGGTAGGACTGCTTCATCTCGTCTTCGAGGTTGACCGGAATGATTTCTTTGGCGAAGGCTGTCATCGGACCTGAGCAGTATGGAATGGGCGCGGCAAAGACGCCGGCCCAGGGTGGAATCGCAGCATTATAACAAAAGCGTCATCCCTTGCCCTGCGCTCATTCCTGGGACATCGCGGCCCGGACCGCGTCGTATTTCGGCGCGCCGGCCTGCTCCCTGTATTCGAGCAGGCCCCAACTGCCCCAGCGGGAATAAGGACCCACGCTGTTCCACAGGTTGTAGAGTCCGCCGCCCGACGCCCGCCAGTCCTCCAGATGGCGAAGGTAGGCGTCGCCCATGCGGTCGTCCCGGTTGGCGGCCACGAACAGGGCGGTGATCGCCGGATCGTCGCCGGCCTCGCCCACCCCCACCAGATGCTGGCCGCCTTCGTAGGCCACCAGATCCAGCCCGTATTCGTTGGCAAGGCGCTTGTTTTCCCGCATCTGCCGCCTGGCTTCCTCCAAGGCTCCCCCGGCCGCCCCCCCGGGAAGCTCGCCGCCGTGGAAGATTTCGGCGAAAAGGCGGTACAGTCCCCCATCGGGATCGGCGCACCATCCTTTCACTGCCGCCGCATGTTCAGGCAGGCCCAGGTAATGGCCGAAATAGGGGGCGATGGCCAAAGCCCGGATATGATGGCGGTAGCACGGCGCGCCGCCACTTTCGGCCCGCCACAAGGGACAGTCCAGCGCCTGGCGCGCGGTCCAGGGATTGGCTGCCTGGCTTCCCAGGACACAGACGACCCGGTCCCTCTCTTCCGCCCACACTTCCTTCCAGATGTCGCAGACCTGCGCCGTCCGCATTCCGTACCATTGCAGCCTTTTGCCGTAGGCACTCTCGCCCGCATCCGGCCATTTCGCCAGCGCCTGCGCTTCCATCCAGCGGCCGGCGGAGAAGGCATCGTTCCAGGCTTCGTTGCCGTATTCGACGTAGACCTTACGGCCTTTGTCGAGCCCCCGCCGCACCAGCGCAGAGAACTGGCGCACGTAGCCGTCGTCGGCGCGGGCGGGCACGTTCACCCAGATGTCCGCCTGCAGCCGGTTGCCCAATGCCGGGATCATCTCGGCCGGCCCGCCATCGCCGTTCCCGAGCGCCCAGGTCCGGCTCTCCGGAACGGTGCGATCGATCCAACTCACCGTGGCGGAATCATTGGTATTCTGGTAGGCCATGAAACGGATGGCGCGAAACGGAGCCAGGTTGCGCAGGAAACGCGGATCGAAGATCTGGGTCTGGTCCGCCTCCTCGAACGGCCGGCAGGCGCGCTGCTCCCCGCATGTCCGGGAATCCTTGCAGTAGGCGGGGGCCGGCCCTTCGCACGTGCCGCCTTCGGGCACTACGCCGATACTCCGGATGTAATCCCCGCTGCCCGCCGGGTCCGTCGCCAGAATGGCGAGCTCGAGCCAGGATTCGCTGCCGTCGCCGCTCACATCGACGACGTCCCGCCCGGTTGCCGACAAAGCGGCATTGCGGACGGCTCCCCGCGCATAGCCGAGCGTGCCCTGGCCTTGGTAGAGAACGATGAAGCGCCCGGCCGGTCGTGAAGGACTCAAGCCGGTCGGCACCAGAGTCGCGACGGAGGTGAAACGGCTGCCGGACGCCGCGCTTCGGGCCGGATCCGGCAAGGATTTCGGATAGCCCGCCGCATCCAGCGCCAGCTTTTCCTGCTCGAGCGTGTTCCAGGCGCTCGCGCCGGGAGGCCAGCCTTCCTCGCTGCAGCCCGGATCGCGCCCGGGTTGGCACTGGGTAAGCCACGGCCCCGAGAGTTTGATCAGATCGACGAAAGGGATTTCGGTGCCGTAGTAGGCCAGGCCCGCGAGGTTCACGCCGATGCCAAAGCCGGAGTCCGGCACCGGAGAATCCGCTTCACCGCAGGCCGTCAGGACCAGGGCCAGTACTGCCGCGGAAAGTCGGCCGATCCACCGTCCGCCCATCGGCCCGGACACGCCGTCCGCCGCCCGTCGAAGTCTCAAACCCGGTGGTTGCCGCGCAACCATACCTTGCCACGGCGCGCCAGGGCGACGAGATCCCGCACCAAAGGCCAGCGGTCGTACCACCGGTTGGGATAGATGTCGCTGCGCGAACTGCGCTGCCATCCGAGGCTGGGCACGGCCACCAGGGCAACGACATCGGGATTCTGCTGCCGGAACGTCGAGTACGCTCCGTCCACGTGCATGGGCCCCCCGTCCGGATGGCCCGGCGGGCGCTGCAACAGGGTGTCGAGAAAAGCCAGGAGGCGTTCGATGACGGGGCCGTTGACCGCATAGAAGTGCGCGGTGACGATGGGACCGGCGTAGGGCTCCAGATGCGCGCTGTCCAGCCCGGCTTCGGGAAGCTCCAGCACATGGCCGAAGAACGCGAAATCCCACCGGGTTTCGCGCAATTCGCCGAGCAGTTTCTCTTCGACTGCGGGAAACTGGGCGGCGAAGGTGAGGTCGTCCTCGAGTATCAGGACATTGCGGAGACCCTGGGCCCTGGCTTCACGCAAAATGCCCAGATGGCTCATGAAGCAGCCGTGCGCGCCGATACTGGGGAACGGCCCGGCGGATTCGGGCCGGATCGCCGGGAAGAACTCCACCCGTCCGGACTCCGGCGGCATGCCGGCCCGTTCCAGCTCATTCTCCATCTCACGCCGGCGGTCCCTGCGTTCGGGCAGATTGATGACGTAGCAGCAGTCGAAATAATCCATCAGCGGCATGGCTTCCCCCCTCGGTCGATGCCGCCCATCATACCGCAGCCGTCGTGCGGCCAGGTGCACCCGCAGCCGGATGCCTGTGCGCGTGGCAAAATAACGCGCCCTTCGACTCACAGGAACAGCAGTCCATGGCCGACGACCACCGCAACGCCCATACCCGCCTGTCCAGGAATGCCATTGCCAGCGTCGTCGGGCAGATGATCTACCTCGTCACCCGTGTCGGCCTGCCGCCGTTCATCCTCCTGCACGTTTCGCTGCAGGACTACAGCATCTGGGCCACCTGCTTCCTTGTGCTGGGCTACATCGGCATGAGCACCTTCGGCATCGCCGGGGTGTACATACGCTATTCCGCGGAATACTACGCCCACGGCCGGCTCGACGAGATAGGCCGCATGATGGGCGCGGGCATCTGGCTGACGCTGGCGCTCGGGAGCCTCATCCTGGGAGCATTGTGGATCTCCATGCCCTGGCTCTACACCTGGTTCCACGTCGAGCCGGGGATGCAGGAAACGATGCGCCTCCTGGTGCTGGGCGTCGTGGGGGCGATGCTGCTGGAGCTGCTGATTCCTTATGGCTACGTCATGGGGGGCATTCACCGCAATGCGGAAAATGCGGTGATCTCGCTGATCTGCTCGACCCTGGAGGCCGTGCTGATCGTCATCTTCCTGCTCCAGGGCTGGGGCCTGGTCGGGATGATGGCGGCCTACGTGCTGCGCGCCGTGTTCGCGCTGACGTTCACCCTGACCTGGTTTCACCGGCTGCTGCCGGGATTCCGCATCCATCTGTGGGGACTGGGAAAGGCCCCGTGGCGACCTTTCCTGGAATACGGCGGCGTCATGCAGGTGAACGGCCTGCTCAGCGTATTCCTGAATACCAGCGAGCGGGCGCTGGCCGGCTACGTCACCCACAATCCCGGCGCCGTCGGCCTGCTGGACATCAGTCAGAAATTCCCGATGATGGCCACCCAGCTCTTCAATTCGGCGACCAACAGCCTGCTGTCGGCGATCACGCACTTGCATACGCTCGGAGAGCGTGAGGAACTGGTGCGGCTGTATCTGCGCTCCTCGCGCTACCTGAACGCGCTCAACGGCCTGGCGCTGGGGTTCATGGCGCCGTTCTCGGCGGTTCTGATCACGGCCTGGATGAGCCAGAGCGTCCCGATCGCCGATGCCGGCACTCTGCTGCTCTACGCCGCGATCGGTTTCCATGTCCATGCGCTGACGGCGCCGGTCACCAGCTATTTCCAGGCGGTCAACTCACCCGCCCGTACTTTTTGGGCCTTCATCGTGCCGCAGATCGTCCTGCTGGCGATTGGGCTGGCCTGGCTGATGTGGCGAGGTGAAACCGGCCTGCTCTCCCTGGCCGGGATGGTCATGCTGACCCGGATTGGCAGCAGCCTGGGCGTCATCGTTTACGCCAATGCCCAATTGGGTATCGGCCAGTTCCGGTTTTTCAGGGAGGTCGCCCCCATCGGCGCCCTGCCCTATCTGGTTGGCTATATGGCTTACCAAGCCGTTTCCGGCTGGGCCGGACTTGCCGAACTCACACGCTGGGAGGCTCTCGGCGTATTGGCGTTGTTCGGCGTCGTCTATGCCGCCGTC encodes the following:
- the serC gene encoding 3-phosphoserine/phosphohydroxythreonine transaminase translates to MTRIYNFSAGPSMLPEAVLRRAGEEILDWGESGMSVMEMSHRGKHFGAIAEKTEADLRELLAIPPEYKVLFLQGGATAQFAMVPMNLLHDRAAACYVDTGIWSGKAIEEASRYCEVVVAATARAGGFTTVPPRGEWRIDPDAAYLHYTANETINGVEFQDVPDSGGLPLVCDMSSNILSRPVDVGRFGLIYAGAQKNMGPAGITVVIVREDLIGKTIPGTPTVFDYRKHADNGSMLNTPPTYIWYLLGLVLEWLKQEGGVAAMEARNIRKAEKLYAAIDASAFYSNPIDPAFRSRMNVPFRLADAGLEKSFAAEAAARGLVALEGHRSVGGLRASIYNAMPEAGVDALIAFMADFERRRG
- the gyrA gene encoding DNA gyrase subunit A, which gives rise to MTAFAKEIIPVNLEDEMKQSYLDYAMSVIVGRALPDARDGLKPVHRRVLYAMHELGNDWNKPYKKSARVVGDVIGKYHPHGDTAVYDTIVRMAQPFSLRYMLIDGQGNFGSVDGDPPAAMRYTEVRMARIAHDLLADLEKETVDFVPNYDDSESEPSVLPTRVPNLLINGSAGIAVGMATNIPPHNLREVIDACLALIENPEASVQDLMAHVPGPDFPTAGIINGAAGIREAYLTGRGRIYLRARCQFEGEEGGRQSIIVNELPYQVNKARLLEKIAELVKEGKLEGISGLRDESDKDGMRMVIELRRGEVPEVVLNNLYQQTQMQSVFGINMVALLNGRPRLMNLRDLIAAFIDHRREVVTRRTLYELRKARERAHVLEGLAVALANIDEVIELIKTSSNPAEAKERLVSRAWRPGAVTELLERADAAEASRPRDLDPSYGLRDGAYHLSPTQAQAILDLRLHRLTGLEQDKIIAEYRALLEQIADLLDILAKDTRLMQVIRDELAAIREQFGDARRTEIIADRLDLSAEDLITEEDMVVTVSHEGYVKSQPLSDYRAQRRGGRGKQAAATKEEDYIEKLVVANTHDTILCFSSAGKVYWLKVYELPVASRTARGRPFVNLLPLEEGERINAILPIREFDEAHFIFMATASGTVKKVALSEFERPRPSGKIAIELRDDDRLVNVAITNGEQDVMLFSSDGKVVCFHETDVRAMGRTAAGVRGMTLQEGQKVIALIIASEGTVLNITENGYGKRTRLEEFPRHRRGGQGVIAIQTSARNGAVVGAALVEDEDEIMLITNAGTLVRTRVGEISVLSRNTQGVTVIRLGAGEKVVGMDRIGSLPDGEGDEPDNGSEEPAETE
- a CDS encoding cellulose-binding protein — encoded protein: MRLRRAADGVSGPMGGRWIGRLSAAVLALVLTACGEADSPVPDSGFGIGVNLAGLAYYGTEIPFVDLIKLSGPWLTQCQPGRDPGCSEEGWPPGASAWNTLEQEKLALDAAGYPKSLPDPARSAASGSRFTSVATLVPTGLSPSRPAGRFIVLYQGQGTLGYARGAVRNAALSATGRDVVDVSGDGSESWLELAILATDPAGSGDYIRSIGVVPEGGTCEGPAPAYCKDSRTCGEQRACRPFEEADQTQIFDPRFLRNLAPFRAIRFMAYQNTNDSATVSWIDRTVPESRTWALGNGDGGPAEMIPALGNRLQADIWVNVPARADDGYVRQFSALVRRGLDKGRKVYVEYGNEAWNDAFSAGRWMEAQALAKWPDAGESAYGKRLQWYGMRTAQVCDIWKEVWAEERDRVVCVLGSQAANPWTARQALDCPLWRAESGGAPCYRHHIRALAIAPYFGHYLGLPEHAAAVKGWCADPDGGLYRLFAEIFHGGELPGGAAGGALEEARRQMRENKRLANEYGLDLVAYEGGQHLVGVGEAGDDPAITALFVAANRDDRMGDAYLRHLEDWRASGGGLYNLWNSVGPYSRWGSWGLLEYREQAGAPKYDAVRAAMSQE
- a CDS encoding glycosyltransferase family 25 protein; its protein translation is MPLMDYFDCCYVINLPERRDRRREMENELERAGMPPESGRVEFFPAIRPESAGPFPSIGAHGCFMSHLGILREARAQGLRNVLILEDDLTFAAQFPAVEEKLLGELRETRWDFAFFGHVLELPEAGLDSAHLEPYAGPIVTAHFYAVNGPVIERLLAFLDTLLQRPPGHPDGGPMHVDGAYSTFRQQNPDVVALVAVPSLGWQRSSRSDIYPNRWYDRWPLVRDLVALARRGKVWLRGNHRV
- a CDS encoding MFS transporter → MADDHRNAHTRLSRNAIASVVGQMIYLVTRVGLPPFILLHVSLQDYSIWATCFLVLGYIGMSTFGIAGVYIRYSAEYYAHGRLDEIGRMMGAGIWLTLALGSLILGALWISMPWLYTWFHVEPGMQETMRLLVLGVVGAMLLELLIPYGYVMGGIHRNAENAVISLICSTLEAVLIVIFLLQGWGLVGMMAAYVLRAVFALTFTLTWFHRLLPGFRIHLWGLGKAPWRPFLEYGGVMQVNGLLSVFLNTSERALAGYVTHNPGAVGLLDISQKFPMMATQLFNSATNSLLSAITHLHTLGEREELVRLYLRSSRYLNALNGLALGFMAPFSAVLITAWMSQSVPIADAGTLLLYAAIGFHVHALTAPVTSYFQAVNSPARTFWAFIVPQIVLLAIGLAWLMWRGETGLLSLAGMVMLTRIGSSLGVIVYANAQLGIGQFRFFREVAPIGALPYLVGYMAYQAVSGWAGLAELTRWEALGVLALFGVVYAAVTLGLVFAFLSRPDERQVVYGALAKLGWKPRGEHLEDDSPSCAARAGFSRWPVPAAALGVFVGVGLLYSLALRGGLLANLTMPTVEPAREWMSGLTVLGMGMSAGFGGRWADRAGPRPPLLAACLFLSAGLLSVLLGGHLQAAVLIFSGYGIAGGLGLGLAYAAAMPALLRAFPACRGLMAGLALAGFGGGILLAGPLADAVPRFIGNPEPLGTAETVFALGLLGLALLLAGYAAIRVPPSDGNPATVREWHQPRFYLLWLMLCLSAAAGIGLSSLAVPILRGMPDAAGTAAALAGILGLADLGGRLVWSWASDRLGRKPAYTLIFLGGAALCMALPFAGLAGNVPVFVACCAAAVSLFGGGLAALPAYATDLFGTLRIGQVYGSLLTAWAVAAAAVPPLVSRLEIWLTGLGLAHDHARFALLWMASGLLLIGFLCNLLVRQAEGAGAS